In Nostoc sphaeroides, the genomic window GGGAGCTTTGAACTCTCCACTGTCTTTTTGACCACTGATTTAAAAATGAGCGTGGGGCTGCTGTACCCATTTTAAAATTTATGAATTATGAATTATGAATTATGAATTAATAATTATTTGGTCAACTAGATTGTTTCTCTTAAGGCATAACGAATGCCGTTCGTTGTCAGCTCACGTTAAATTAACTGAATTTTGCACTGAACCATAGTTTGAGAAGGAGTGATGGACATGGCACTTATTAAGGGTAGCCTTGGTAATGACAATCTGACTGGGACTCCAGAAGCTGATTCCATTTTCGGCGATTTAGGTGATGACATCCTTGATGGTCTTGGTGGTGATGATAAGTTTATCTTCAACAATGTAATTGATGTCCTCGTTTTTGATGACTTTTCAGATTTGTATATATATAGTACTGATGGTTTTGACATCATTAAAAACTTTTTTTCGGGTGAGGTTATCAGTATTGACCCTGTGAATCACAACCGTAAGCATGTAGATATAAATGTAGTAATTTCAGCTGCCCCAGCCGTGGTATTTCCTTCAGAAAAAACCGAATCCATCTACGGCACCACAGGTTCTGACACAATTCAAGGAACCTCGGCAGACGAGATTATTTATGGTTTGGAAGGCAACGATGTACTGTATGGCAACGATGGTTACGATATGTTGTATGGTGGTTCGGGTAATGACAGCCTTTACGGTGGTGCAAATTTTGGTGACGAACTGTACGGTGGTTTGGGCAATGATTATTTGAATGGGGGAGGTGCCAATGTACTTTATGGCGAGGAAGGCGATGACATTTTTGATGGCATTGATGGCATTGATGGCATTGATGGCATTGATGGCATTGATGGCGTAAAAGTTGATATTATAGAATACTTGAATCAAGGAACCGATACGGTTCAGGCTTCGTCCAGCTACAACTTGGGTGACAACCTAGAGAACTTGGTTCTCACAGGTAGCAGCGATATTGATGGCATAGGCAACGCCCTGGACAATCGAATTGAGGGGAATGCCGGTCACAACTTTTTGATTGGCGGCGATGGCAATGACTACTTGCTTGGCTATGGGGACTACGACATTTTGGTTGGTGAGGCTGGTAAGGACACACTCGTTGGTGGTGCTGGTAACGACTTCTTAAATGGGGGTTCTGGTAACGACTTCTTAAATGGCGGTGCTGGGAACAACACACTCACAGGCGATGCTGGTGCTGATACATTTGTCTTCAACTTCAGGTCTGAAGGCATTGACATCATCAAGGACTTCAGATACTTGCAGAGCGACAAAATTCAGATTTCTACAATTGGGTTTGGCGCTACTTCCACTAAGGAGTTCAGTTACAACCGCAACACTGGTGCCTTGTCTTTCCAGGGAACCCAATTCGCCACTCTTGAGAACAAGCCTAATTTCATACCCCGTCTCGATATTGAGCTTGTCTCTGAGGATCTAAGCTCTTCAATTAGCTATATCCTTTAAGGAGAATTTTCCTGTGTTCTCTCAAAGCTTATTTTATCAGTGGTGGCAGTTGAGGTTGGCAAGCTTATTGGCTTTAGTTGCAGCGATCGCAGGAGCCAACGAATCTGCCCTAGCCCAGATAGTACCCGATAACACCTTAGGTCAGGAAAGTTCTGTTGTTATATCTTCTCCTAACCTTGACCAGATAAACGGTGGAGCAATTCGGGGGGCCAATCTATTCCACAGTTTTAAGGAGTTCAACGTTAAAGAAGGAGGACGAGCCATTTTCAGAAATCCTCCTGGCATTGAGAATATCATTAGTCGGGTGACAGGAGGTAACCGCTCCGAGATTTTCGGCAGGCTCGGTGTCTTAAGTAGTGCTAACCTGTTTCTAATTAATCCCAATGGGATTATCTTTGGGCCGAATGCCCAACTTAATATAGGAGGTTCTTTTCTAGCAACAACAGCAAATGCCATCGGGTTTGGTGATCAAGGCTTGTTCAGTGCCTTGGTTCCTAATTCTCCCCCAGTCCTAACGGTCAATCCTTCAGCTTTGCTATTCAATCAAATTGCCAAATCGATTACCAATCAATCTACAACAGGTCTGCAACTTCCTGCCAATCAAAGTTTGTTATTGGTAGGTGGTGATGTGAACTTAGAAGGGGGGAAATTGTCCGTTCTTAATGGTCGAGTGGAATTGGGAGGATTAGCAGGAGAAGGAACGGTAGGCCTGAATATAGATGACAAAAATCTGCGTTTGAGTTTTCCTGATAATGTAGCGCTAGCAGACGTATCCCTCACCAAAGGAGCTACAGTCCAAACCAGTTTTGAACGAGGTGTCGGTTCTCAACTAGGTACTGGCAATATCCAGGTACAGGGTAGACGTGTCACAATCGCTGATGGTTCAAAAATTCTAGCTAACAACACAGGTGCCGAACCAGGAGGGACACTTACCGTCCGCGCCTCTGAGTTAGTGGAAGTCCTTGGAGCAAGTAGCCTGTTAGCTGAAACTTATGGTGTCGAAACTGGTGGAAATTTGACGATTGACACTGGGAAGTTGATTATCCGGGATGGGTCAAAGATAGCAGCTGGTACTTTTAACTCTGGACAGGGAGGGACTGTAACTGTAAGAGCCTCTGATTCTGTGGAACTGAGTGGAACAGATGCAAATGGTGCGAATTTTAGCAGAATCATAACTCAGACTGATGGTGCCGGAAATGCCGGTTTAGTAAGCATTGAAACTGGGCAATTGATTGTTCAGGGTGGGGCACAAGTCTCAACTGCTAGTGCTAAGACTAGTTCGGGACAAGGAGGACTGTTGCTTGTAAAAGCCTCTGATTCGGTGCAACTGATTGGAACATCAACATCAGCTGATAATCCCATACCTAGTGGTCTGTTTGCTTTGGGGGAAGGTTCCGGCAAACCTGGAGACTTGACGATTGAAACTCGCTCCTTTATTGTCCGGGATGGGGCAAGAGCCTCAGCTTCCAATTTAGGTTCGGCTCAGTCGGGAGGGACGTTGAGTCTGACCGCTTCCGAATTAGTGCAACTGATTGGAACATCGGCAAATGGTCAGGTCAGAAGCGGCCTGCTTGTTGGAAGCACAGGTAGCGGATCTGCCGGAGAATTGATAATTAAAACTGAGAAATTGCAAGTCCTGGATGGAGCATTTGTGTCTGCCCGTACTGTGGGCGAGGGACGAGGAGGAAGCGTAATGGTGAATGCTTCTAACTCTATAGAGCTAAATGGTACCTCAGCCGACCGTCAGATGCCCAGCCTCTTGACAACTCAAACCACAGGCGTGGGAGACGCCGGGAATTTAACGATTGAAACTGGGCAGTTGACTATCAAAAATGGCGCACAGATAACCAGTAGCAGCACAGGGATTGGAAGAGCAGGTGATTCTAAAGTACAAGCAAGCTCTCTGAGTCTTGACCAGGGAAGTATTACCTCGCAAACGACGTCGGGTAATGGAGGAAACATTAATCTATCAATAAAAGACCTCTTACTGCTACGCCGTGGTAGTGAAATTTCCACCACCGCAGGCACAGACCAGAAGGGTGGAGACGGCGGTAACATTACTATTAATGCTCCTAATGGTTTCATTGTTGCTAACCCTGCTGAAAATAGTGACATCAGTGCCAATGCTTTTACTGGCATTGGTGGGAGAGTGGATATCAAAGCCAATGGCATTTATGGTATTGAGTTCCGTGAAAGTCCAACTCTCTTGAGTGACATCACTGCTAGTTCAGAATTTGGTACACAAGGCACTGTAGAACTCAACACACCTGATATTGACCCCAACAATGGCTTGGTTGAGTTGCCAAC contains:
- a CDS encoding calcium-binding protein, with amino-acid sequence MALIKGSLGNDNLTGTPEADSIFGDLGDDILDGLGGDDKFIFNNVIDVLVFDDFSDLYIYSTDGFDIIKNFFSGEVISIDPVNHNRKHVDINVVISAAPAVVFPSEKTESIYGTTGSDTIQGTSADEIIYGLEGNDVLYGNDGYDMLYGGSGNDSLYGGANFGDELYGGLGNDYLNGGGANVLYGEEGDDIFDGIDGIDGIDGIDGIDGVKVDIIEYLNQGTDTVQASSSYNLGDNLENLVLTGSSDIDGIGNALDNRIEGNAGHNFLIGGDGNDYLLGYGDYDILVGEAGKDTLVGGAGNDFLNGGSGNDFLNGGAGNNTLTGDAGADTFVFNFRSEGIDIIKDFRYLQSDKIQISTIGFGATSTKEFSYNRNTGALSFQGTQFATLENKPNFIPRLDIELVSEDLSSSISYIL
- a CDS encoding beta strand repeat-containing protein; this encodes MFSQSLFYQWWQLRLASLLALVAAIAGANESALAQIVPDNTLGQESSVVISSPNLDQINGGAIRGANLFHSFKEFNVKEGGRAIFRNPPGIENIISRVTGGNRSEIFGRLGVLSSANLFLINPNGIIFGPNAQLNIGGSFLATTANAIGFGDQGLFSALVPNSPPVLTVNPSALLFNQIAKSITNQSTTGLQLPANQSLLLVGGDVNLEGGKLSVLNGRVELGGLAGEGTVGLNIDDKNLRLSFPDNVALADVSLTKGATVQTSFERGVGSQLGTGNIQVQGRRVTIADGSKILANNTGAEPGGTLTVRASELVEVLGASSLLAETYGVETGGNLTIDTGKLIIRDGSKIAAGTFNSGQGGTVTVRASDSVELSGTDANGANFSRIITQTDGAGNAGLVSIETGQLIVQGGAQVSTASAKTSSGQGGLLLVKASDSVQLIGTSTSADNPIPSGLFALGEGSGKPGDLTIETRSFIVRDGARASASNLGSAQSGGTLSLTASELVQLIGTSANGQVRSGLLVGSTGSGSAGELIIKTEKLQVLDGAFVSARTVGEGRGGSVMVNASNSIELNGTSADRQMPSLLTTQTTGVGDAGNLTIETGQLTIKNGAQITSSSTGIGRAGDSKVQASSLSLDQGSITSQTTSGNGGNINLSIKDLLLLRRGSEISTTAGTDQKGGDGGNITINAPNGFIVANPAENSDISANAFTGIGGRVDIKANGIYGIEFRESPTLLSDITASSEFGTQGTVELNTPDIDPNNGLVELPTIPVETKVAQGCYSPGYAQNRFVIAGRGGLPPNPKDIITPDAVQVDWVTLNPNIDNRKSPSVSSNPIKPTPEPIVEATGWVFNAKGELVFTADAPTKPHESWQSPISCSAS